AGCTGTGCCAGCTTGTGGGAAAGCAGTTCCATGGCCTTGCTTTCAAGATAGAGATGTCCGGCCTTCCCACAATAGGGGCAATGAAGAATCTGGTGCAGGGTTGCCCGCATCAGGGGCGTGATAGGATGAACAATGCGGTTGATCTGTTTTTTGTCCAGGCTTTTTAGGGCAGGGGAAAAATAATTTTCATCCCCTTTGGCAAAGGATGATAATATCTCTCCTTCCAGCATCAGATATATTCTGAGCAAATGATTCGAAGGTATATTTTCTATGCTTTCTATGTGTGGAGGACAAGAAAGAAAAGCACTTTCTCCGGCTTTAATGGTAACCGGACGTTTTGAAGAAGAAAACACATCGAAGCTTCCGGCCATGCAAAAGCCAAAGCCGACAAGGGGTTCTTGAATCATGCCCGGTATCTGCACCGGTTGATTCAATCTTGCCTGCATGATGGTCAGTTTCAGTCCGGAATTGAAAAAATATATGTCATGCCCTCCCTGTCCAAGCGCAGAAGGCAGATTTATCCTGAACCTATTGGGCGTTTCTGTCGGCTTTGGCGCGCTAAGTTGAATTTTCTGCATCTGTTTTTCCATGTTTTTCAACCTATTCATGGCGTTTATTTCCGGGACGTGAAGTCCGAAGGAGAGATCCCGAATTGTTTGCGAAAGGCTTGGGCAAAGTGGCTGGAGCTGCAGAACCCGGCTTCAAAGGCTGCTTCGGTAATATTCAGTCTGTTTTCCGAAAGCAACATCCCGGCATAGGCCAGGCGCTCCTTTCTAAGATACGCAAACACGGTGCATCCAAACACCTTTTTAAATCCCCGGGTCAGGCGGGTGTGGCTCATGTCCACCTGCCGGGCCAGATCCGTGAGGGACGGCGGGAATTTGAGCCGGGAGACCAAAATATCCCGGGCCGCAATAATCCGGTCCCGTTCATCGGCCCGGATCGGCGATCCCGGCAGGGCAGTGTCAAAGGCCTGCTCCAGGGTATAGGCCACAAGCTCCATGGCCTTGCTCTCCAGAAAGATCTGCCTGACCAGTCCCCGGTGGGGGCAGGCATACATTTGGTGAAGCACGGATTGTACGGTGAAATTCATGGTCTGGGAATAAAAAAGACGCCCTTGGGCAATGGCTTTGGTAATCGTCTTTTGGGGCCCGGGTTCATTGGGTGGCCCCAAAAGGCCGGCAATCTTTTCAGAAGGAAACCGGACCACCACGGCCCGGATCTCCTTATCCCCGGCGGTCCGCCGCACCAGGACCGGGTCTTCAAAATAGTGGAGATGCGCCTGTCCGGCCGTGATTCCCAAAGGGGACGTACTGCAGGCGTTCAGGGTCTGGGTGGCTCCGGACAGACAGAATACAAAGGTTAGCCTGGGTGCCGGCCAGGCGATCCTGGCCAGGTAATCCCGGGTAAACCGGCAACGGCTCATGCAGATTTCCATACCAGACCGGCAGTCAAGGTTCAGGAACCGGCCCCGGCCCAGTCCGGGCGGCACAGACCGCACGATCTCCCGCCCCGGGCCGGAAAGCGCCGGTTCTTCCTGAAACCGGATATATTTGCCATCGGGGTTTCTTATGGTTACTTCAGCACTCATTAATCCGCCTAAAAACGGGAATGGTTACTTGATCGAATATTCGCAACAAAAAAACAGAACAGGTCCATTCCCATTGGGTTTTCGATCACATTTTAAAAAATTACGGATTACTTTCCACCATAAAGGCAGTCCCTGGAAAAGTCTAACCGTTTGAGGGGAATGTTCCACTTTTTCATGTATGTCCAGATCGTGGTTCGGCTCAGACCCATTCTCCGGCCGACTTCGGCCTTGTTCCAGTCACAGGTTTTAAGCAGGTCAAACAAAAGTTCCGGGGTCAAGACCTTTTGTGCGGGGGGCGCCGAATCCGCAAAGGTATTTTTTCTGGGAAGGGGGGTACATTCAACGGTTTTGATTTCCTGCGGAATATCTGTAATGCCAATCTGTTGATCCTGGCAAACCACAAAGGCGTATTCAATGGCATTTCTTAATTCCCGGATATTCCCTGGCCAGGGGTAGTCTATGAACAGTTTAAGGGTGTTTTCCTTGATCCCGGTTATTTTTTTATCGCCTTCCCGGTTTTGCATTTTAATGAAATGATTCACAATGGCGGGAATATCATTTTTGCGTTTACGCAAGGGCGGTATATTAATGGGAAAAACCTTGAGCCGGTAGTAAAGATCCTCACGAAACGTGCCTTGTTCAACCATGGTCCGCAGGTCGCGGTTTGTGGCGGCCAGTACCCGGATATTCACCTGCCGCTTTTCGATTTCCCCCACCCGTTCAAACTCCCTTTCCTGGAGTACCCGTAACAGTTTTATCTGCATATAGGAGGTCAGTTCACCGACTTCATCCAGAAAAACAGTACCATCGTCGGCGGCTTCAAACCGACCGATCCGCTCGGTCATGGCACCGGTAAATGCCCCTTTTGCATGGCCGAACAGCTCACTTTCAAGAAGCGATTCGCTAAAAACCGAGCAATTGATGGTGACAAAGGGATGAAAGGTTCTTTGGCTGTAGCAATGGATGGCCCGGGCAACCAGTTCCTTTCCGGTGCCGCTCTCTCCCTGGATCAACACAGAGGCATTGCTCGCTGATACCATTGCAATGGCAGTGTGAATCCGCTTCATGGCCTGGCTCTGCCCGATGATGTTTCCGCATTGGTGCTTGCCTTTAAACGGGCATATACCAATGGGGGCATTTGCTTTTTGCGGTTTTTCTTCCCGCGGAACTACCGGGGAATCATCGGGATGCATTATGCATTTCTCCTTAAATTCAAATCAAACATTTGTTAGGTATAGTTAAAATAATCCTGTGTCAAGCGTAGAGTTTTTTCTTCCAAAATACGCGAACAAAAAAAATACCTGTAAAGGGCCATTGTCTGATATATGACCCTTTACAGATTATAAATATCAAAGGGTTTCTACCATTCTCAGAATACGGAAAGAGTTTTGAAACATGGTGATCCGGCTGTCCACAAGCTTGAAACGCGCTCTGGAGAGATAATAAATAGCATCCAGCAAATCCGCCGAGGTAAGTATGCCCTTTTCAAAAGCCAACCGGGTGATGCGAAGATTTTCCTGGGCCTCAATCCGGCTTTTGTCAGCCACCTCCATGTTCTTCAGGGAAACGCTAAAATCCAGGAAAAGATTGTCCAGGCTGTTGGTCATCTTCCGTTCAAGTTCGGTGAGATCAGCCCGGGCTTTAACCACGTCCAGACGAGCCTTTCCCAGTTCCCG
The DNA window shown above is from uncultured Desulfobacter sp. and carries:
- a CDS encoding sigma-54 dependent transcriptional regulator; this translates as MHPDDSPVVPREEKPQKANAPIGICPFKGKHQCGNIIGQSQAMKRIHTAIAMVSASNASVLIQGESGTGKELVARAIHCYSQRTFHPFVTINCSVFSESLLESELFGHAKGAFTGAMTERIGRFEAADDGTVFLDEVGELTSYMQIKLLRVLQEREFERVGEIEKRQVNIRVLAATNRDLRTMVEQGTFREDLYYRLKVFPINIPPLRKRKNDIPAIVNHFIKMQNREGDKKITGIKENTLKLFIDYPWPGNIRELRNAIEYAFVVCQDQQIGITDIPQEIKTVECTPLPRKNTFADSAPPAQKVLTPELLFDLLKTCDWNKAEVGRRMGLSRTTIWTYMKKWNIPLKRLDFSRDCLYGGK
- a CDS encoding AraC family transcriptional regulator, whose amino-acid sequence is MSAEVTIRNPDGKYIRFQEEPALSGPGREIVRSVPPGLGRGRFLNLDCRSGMEICMSRCRFTRDYLARIAWPAPRLTFVFCLSGATQTLNACSTSPLGITAGQAHLHYFEDPVLVRRTAGDKEIRAVVVRFPSEKIAGLLGPPNEPGPQKTITKAIAQGRLFYSQTMNFTVQSVLHQMYACPHRGLVRQIFLESKAMELVAYTLEQAFDTALPGSPIRADERDRIIAARDILVSRLKFPPSLTDLARQVDMSHTRLTRGFKKVFGCTVFAYLRKERLAYAGMLLSENRLNITEAAFEAGFCSSSHFAQAFRKQFGISPSDFTSRK
- a CDS encoding AraC family transcriptional regulator → MNRLKNMEKQMQKIQLSAPKPTETPNRFRINLPSALGQGGHDIYFFNSGLKLTIMQARLNQPVQIPGMIQEPLVGFGFCMAGSFDVFSSSKRPVTIKAGESAFLSCPPHIESIENIPSNHLLRIYLMLEGEILSSFAKGDENYFSPALKSLDKKQINRIVHPITPLMRATLHQILHCPYCGKAGHLYLESKAMELLSHKLAQLHPSDGCQHFKVKRADYDRVIHVAEILVNNMENPPDTMELARAVGLSRSKLQRCFFRVYGVSLFEYLRNHRLQTARQLLQSGEVNVTEAALHVGYANQSYFAKAFKAMFGVAPGTLLHTPARR